The region ACAGAACCGCTTTTGTTGCGTTTCTTCCTGACAAACATAACTATATTTTATCAACGGGACACCCAAATTCCAATACCCCTCCGACGAGGACGGGCTGATTTTAGAGAGGATTGGCGAAGTCAGGAAAAAAATTCCCTTGTTACGAGTTCACTTGTCCGGCGGCGGATTCGGGGGAATCGCCTGCTATGACGCGCAGGAAAGCGGCGCCGTAGCGCGCCATCTTGGCTTCGCCCACGCCTTTTATTTCCAGGAAAGCCTCCGGCGTCGCCGGCTTGGCGGCGGACATGTCGGCCAATGCCGCGTCGTGAAACACCACATAGGGCGGCAGGCCCAGCCTGTCGGCGATAAGCCGGCGCAACTGGCGCAGCCGCGCAAACAACTCCTGGTCCGGGGATAGGGCGGCCTGCTGCGCCGTTTTGGATTTTTTCCCGGCGCGGCGCGGCGGCGCGGCGGGAACGCCCAGCTGCACGCCCCCCTCCCCCCGGCAGAAGGCGCGCCCGGCTTCGGTTATTTTCAAAAGGGGATAATTGTCGCGCTCTTCCACGGCCAGGAAATCCTGCACTATAAGCTGGTCTATCCAGGAGCGCACCGCCGTCCTGCCGGCATCTTTGAGCAGGCCGAAAACCTTCAGCTTGTCGTGGCCGTTGCGCGAGGCGCGCCCGTCGTCTTTGCCCAGCAGCAGGTCCGACACGTATACCGAGCCGAAGCGGCCTTCTGTGCGCCAGGCGGCGCTGAGGATTTTCTTTGCGGTCAGGACGGCCTCTTCCTCCGGCAGGGCTTTGGTCTCGCCGAGGCAGACATCGCAGGCATTGCAGTTTTGCGCGTCATATTCCGCGCCGAAATGCTTCGCTATCAGCCGGTGGCGGCATAAGGGCGAGACGGCGTAGCGGCCTATGCCGGCTATCTGCCGTTCTATGGCCGCGCGCCGTTCCGGCGGGAGCGCGCCGTCGGCCAGCGCCAGCCGGCGGTGCATGGCAAGGTCCGGGGCCGAAAACAAAAGAACACATTCCGCCGGAAGGCCGTCGCGCCCCGCGCGGCCGGATTCCTGCTGGTAATGTTCCACCGAGCGCGGCGTGTTGGCATGTATCACATATCGCACATTGGAGCGGTCTATGCCCATGCCGAAGGCGATTGTGGCGGCGATGACGTCTATGCGCTCGCGCACGAAGCCGTCCTGCGCCTGCGCCCGCTCCTGTGCGGAAAGGCCGGCGTGGTAAGGCGCGCAGGAAATTCCCGCACGTTTAAGCCCGCCGGCCAGCCGCTCCACCTCTTT is a window of Elusimicrobiales bacterium DNA encoding:
- a CDS encoding RecQ family ATP-dependent DNA helicase translates to MKLEEILRRHWGYSSFRPLQREAAEFALSGRDCLLVMATGGGKSLCYQLPAAAGRGLVVVISPLIALMDDQTAAAREAGLAADALHSNLDTEQRRAAYRSLAAGRTQLLYVSPERLLAGDLFEFATQPILFAIDEAHCVSHWGHEFRPEYRRLTQVMDRFPSAARMALTATATPEVQQDIRRQLALREPALLCGHPDRPNLIYRAFPRGDQLGQTLDIVSRHKGEGGIVYAQTRKEVERLAGGLKRAGISCAPYHAGLSAQERAQAQDGFVRERIDVIAATIAFGMGIDRSNVRYVIHANTPRSVEHYQQESGRAGRDGLPAECVLLFSAPDLAMHRRLALADGALPPERRAAIERQIAGIGRYAVSPLCRHRLIAKHFGAEYDAQNCNACDVCLGETKALPEEEAVLTAKKILSAAWRTEGRFGSVYVSDLLLGKDDGRASRNGHDKLKVFGLLKDAGRTAVRSWIDQLIVQDFLAVEERDNYPLLKITEAGRAFCRGEGGVQLGVPAAPPRRAGKKSKTAQQAALSPDQELFARLRQLRRLIADRLGLPPYVVFHDAALADMSAAKPATPEAFLEIKGVGEAKMARYGAAFLRVIAGDSPESAAGQVNS